The Myxococcales bacterium genome window below encodes:
- a CDS encoding sigma-54-dependent Fis family transcriptional regulator → MCAMLRVHLERRGFAVTTCGVATEAFAILRRDDFDVVVTDLNMREMSGLELCQQIVADRPDIPVLVITAFGSLDAAIGAIRAGGYDFIPKPFEIEVLVVALNRAIEHRTLRAEVTRLRQAVAGAQRVDELLGDSAAMRRVFDVIERVRDSDATVLITGESGTGKELVARALHRRSRRAGGPFVAINCAALPEGLLESELFGHVRGAFTDAHATRLGLFAQADGGTLFLDEIGELPPGTQAKLLRALQERTVRPLGGEGEVAFDARLVAATNLDLEAAVRDRRFREDLFYRLNVVNLELPPLRTRDNDVLLLAQHFLGQASATSGKRVTGLSPAAARRLVSYPWPGNVRELQNCIERAVAMAQYDQLALEDLPPRVREHQRAQVVLASDDPTELAPLEAVERQHILRVLAAVGGNKKDAARILGVDRTTLYRKLDRYGEPAEPKPR, encoded by the coding sequence ATGTGCGCGATGCTGCGCGTCCACCTCGAGCGCCGCGGGTTCGCGGTCACGACCTGCGGCGTCGCCACCGAGGCGTTCGCGATCCTGCGCCGGGACGACTTCGACGTGGTCGTCACCGATCTCAACATGCGCGAGATGAGCGGCCTCGAGCTGTGTCAGCAGATCGTGGCCGACCGACCCGACATCCCGGTGCTGGTGATCACCGCGTTCGGCAGCCTCGACGCGGCGATCGGCGCGATCCGGGCCGGGGGCTATGACTTCATCCCCAAGCCGTTCGAGATCGAGGTGCTCGTGGTCGCGCTCAACCGCGCGATCGAGCACCGGACGCTGCGCGCCGAGGTCACCCGGCTGCGCCAGGCCGTGGCCGGGGCCCAGCGCGTCGACGAGCTCCTCGGTGACAGCGCCGCGATGCGCCGGGTCTTCGACGTGATCGAGCGCGTCCGCGACTCGGACGCGACCGTGTTGATCACCGGCGAGAGCGGCACCGGCAAGGAGCTGGTGGCGCGGGCGCTGCACCGCCGCAGCCGCCGCGCCGGGGGTCCGTTCGTCGCGATCAACTGCGCGGCCCTGCCCGAGGGCCTGCTCGAGAGCGAGCTGTTCGGCCACGTCCGCGGCGCGTTCACCGACGCCCACGCGACCCGGCTCGGGCTGTTCGCCCAGGCCGACGGCGGCACGCTGTTCCTCGACGAGATCGGCGAGCTGCCGCCGGGGACCCAGGCCAAGCTGCTGCGCGCGCTCCAGGAGCGCACGGTCCGGCCGCTCGGCGGCGAGGGTGAGGTCGCGTTCGACGCCCGGCTGGTCGCGGCCACCAACCTCGATCTCGAGGCCGCGGTCCGGGACCGGCGCTTCCGCGAGGATCTGTTCTACCGCCTCAACGTCGTCAACCTCGAGCTGCCGCCGCTGCGGACCCGGGACAACGACGTCCTGCTCCTGGCCCAGCACTTCCTCGGACAGGCCAGCGCCACCAGCGGCAAGCGCGTGACCGGGCTGTCGCCCGCGGCCGCCCGGCGCCTGGTCAGCTACCCGTGGCCCGGCAACGTCCGCGAGCTGCAGAACTGCATCGAGCGCGCGGTCGCGATGGCCCAGTACGACCAGCTCGCCCTCGAGGATCTGCCGCCGCGCGTCCGCGAGCACCAGCGGGCCCAGGTGGTGCTCGCGAGCGACGACCCGACCGAGCTGGCGCCGCTCGAGGCGGTCGAGCGCCAGCACATCCTGCGCGTGCTGGCGGCGGTCGGCGGCAACAAGAAGGACGCGGCCAGGATCCTCGGGGTCGATCGCACGACGCTCTACCGCAAGCTCGACCGCTACGGCGAGCCGGCCGAGCCCAAGCCCCGCTGA
- a CDS encoding HAMP domain-containing protein: MRLSHKLALALTCAILTVLAVNALIRVQREIGLFDDDMRKDSHLLGRAVAGAAGRIWRRVGEAEAIDVVKDANEREAHVQIRWVSLDAPAGHPHAASVPVPPLVGPDRVGVVTARPAGAADDVLYTFVAVEGPGAERVAIELGESLEAEHAYVRATVRQALAATGILVLVCAALIVGLGTLLVGRPVRQLVLHARRIGQGDLTSRLRLRQRDEIGELGAEMNAMSEQLVEARAELERASDARLAAIEQLRHADRLATVGKLSAGIAHEIGTPLNVITGYAELVAELHPEPDPAHEAATTISAQAHRVAAIVRQLLDFARPRPPVTAALELGEVAQQAATFLEPLARKRAIALELAPAADGVVGKVDGGQLQQVLTNLVVNAIHASPDGATITIATERRAATPPSDHGGPPGPYACVRVRDRGAGVAPELLGRIFEPFFTTKDVGEGTGLGLSVAYGIVKEHGGWITVEATPGGGTTFTIYLPLAEAP; the protein is encoded by the coding sequence ATGCGCCTGTCCCACAAGCTCGCGCTCGCGCTGACCTGCGCGATCCTCACGGTCCTGGCCGTGAACGCGCTGATCCGCGTCCAGCGCGAGATCGGGCTGTTCGACGACGACATGCGCAAGGACAGCCACCTGCTGGGCCGCGCGGTCGCCGGCGCCGCCGGCCGGATCTGGCGACGGGTCGGCGAGGCCGAGGCGATCGACGTGGTCAAGGACGCCAACGAGCGCGAGGCCCACGTGCAGATCCGCTGGGTCTCGCTCGACGCGCCGGCCGGTCACCCCCACGCCGCGAGCGTGCCGGTGCCGCCGCTGGTCGGCCCCGATCGGGTCGGGGTCGTGACCGCGCGCCCGGCCGGCGCCGCCGACGACGTGCTCTACACCTTCGTCGCGGTCGAGGGCCCCGGCGCCGAGCGCGTCGCGATCGAGCTGGGCGAGTCGCTCGAGGCCGAGCACGCGTACGTGCGCGCGACGGTCCGCCAGGCGCTGGCCGCGACCGGGATCCTGGTGCTGGTGTGCGCCGCGCTGATCGTCGGGCTCGGGACCCTCCTGGTCGGACGCCCGGTGCGGCAGCTGGTCCTGCACGCGCGCCGGATCGGCCAGGGCGATCTGACCAGCCGGCTGAGGCTGCGCCAGCGCGACGAGATCGGCGAGCTCGGCGCCGAGATGAACGCGATGAGCGAGCAGCTGGTCGAGGCCCGGGCCGAGCTCGAGCGCGCGAGCGACGCCCGGCTCGCGGCGATCGAGCAGCTCCGCCACGCCGACCGCCTGGCCACGGTCGGCAAGCTCTCGGCCGGCATCGCCCACGAGATCGGCACCCCGCTCAACGTGATCACCGGGTACGCCGAGCTGGTGGCCGAGCTCCACCCGGAGCCGGATCCGGCCCACGAGGCGGCGACGACCATCTCGGCCCAGGCCCACCGGGTCGCCGCGATCGTCCGGCAGCTCCTCGACTTCGCCCGGCCGCGGCCACCGGTGACCGCCGCGCTCGAGCTGGGCGAGGTCGCGCAGCAGGCCGCGACCTTCCTCGAGCCGCTCGCGCGCAAGCGGGCGATCGCGCTCGAGCTCGCCCCCGCCGCCGACGGGGTGGTCGGCAAGGTCGACGGTGGCCAGCTGCAGCAGGTGCTCACCAACCTCGTCGTCAACGCGATCCACGCCAGCCCCGACGGCGCGACCATCACGATCGCGACCGAGCGCCGGGCCGCGACGCCGCCCTCGGACCACGGCGGCCCGCCCGGGCCCTACGCGTGCGTGCGGGTCCGCGATCGCGGCGCCGGCGTCGCGCCCGAGCTGCTCGGGCGGATCTTCGAGCCGTTCTTCACCACCAAGGACGTGGGCGAGGGCACCGGGCTCGGGCTGTCGGTGGCGTACGGCATCGTCAAGGAGCACGGCGGCTGGATCACCGTCGAGGCCACGCCCGGCGGCGGCACGACCTTCACGATCTACCTGCCGCTGGCCGAGGCGCCGTGA
- a CDS encoding sigma 54-interacting transcriptional regulator: MKPTVVAWDRIDDIGLVRQIEAVAARRGLAFGWIDATGGSLLPHHQHDDGCDGRGCAGSVRTALRDNVDPWMVVSPHPLMREIAAPVTIGSAVVGALLVGGYAEGALSDGEIGLLGELLAEAAREVAGAATITVIDRATPMVPRTELGGIIGSAPSMQALYETLTRVARSDSTVLIQGENGTGKELVARAIHQGSPRIDRPFVVTNCSAFNDNLLDSELFGHKRGAFTGAVSDKPGLFEIADTGTFFLDEIGDMSPTLQVKVLRVLQEGTFNRVGDTDTRKVDVRIIAATNRDLAAMVAAGLFREDLYYRIHVINLTLPPLRDRVEDIPVLASYFLGRQRHGSTDKELTAACLGRMLTYPWPGNVRELENEIERLVVLSGDDGRIEEDLLSSRIRHHHVEPVVELTLDPGSLPAAVESLERRMIVEALRRHRGNKTRASADLKVSRRNLIRLVQKYGLDDARTPSRPAASALGSPGGAVARAPRGGWGRWAVGSCAFCHFSLRSGCIALSCLSSRRPAFARQRRGVRGVPTSVRTTLAGITLHADPAGRAVVGRLYWARPCACPTSSRSR; the protein is encoded by the coding sequence GTGAAGCCGACAGTCGTCGCATGGGACCGGATCGATGACATCGGTCTGGTCCGCCAGATCGAAGCGGTCGCCGCCCGGCGCGGCCTCGCTTTCGGCTGGATCGACGCCACCGGGGGCAGCCTCCTGCCCCACCACCAGCACGACGACGGCTGCGACGGCCGCGGCTGCGCCGGCTCGGTCCGGACCGCGCTCCGCGACAACGTCGATCCGTGGATGGTGGTCAGCCCGCACCCGCTGATGCGCGAGATCGCCGCCCCGGTGACCATCGGCAGCGCGGTCGTCGGCGCCCTGCTGGTCGGCGGCTACGCCGAGGGCGCGCTGTCCGACGGCGAGATCGGGCTCCTGGGGGAGCTCCTGGCCGAGGCCGCCCGCGAGGTCGCCGGCGCCGCCACGATCACGGTGATCGACCGGGCCACGCCCATGGTCCCGCGCACCGAGCTGGGCGGCATCATCGGCAGCGCGCCGTCGATGCAGGCGCTGTACGAGACCCTGACCCGGGTCGCGCGCTCGGACTCGACCGTGCTGATCCAGGGCGAGAACGGCACCGGCAAGGAGCTGGTCGCCCGCGCGATCCACCAGGGCTCGCCCCGGATCGATCGCCCGTTCGTCGTCACCAACTGCTCCGCGTTCAACGACAACCTGCTCGACTCCGAGCTGTTCGGGCACAAGCGCGGCGCGTTCACCGGCGCGGTGTCCGACAAGCCGGGCCTGTTCGAGATCGCCGACACCGGCACGTTCTTCCTCGACGAGATCGGCGACATGTCGCCGACCCTGCAGGTCAAGGTGCTGCGGGTCCTGCAGGAGGGCACGTTCAACCGGGTCGGGGACACCGACACCCGCAAGGTCGACGTGCGCATCATCGCCGCGACCAACCGCGACCTCGCGGCGATGGTCGCGGCGGGCCTGTTCCGCGAGGACCTGTACTACCGCATCCACGTGATCAACCTGACCCTGCCGCCGCTGCGCGACCGGGTCGAGGACATCCCGGTCCTGGCGTCCTACTTCCTCGGTCGGCAGCGCCACGGCAGCACCGACAAGGAGCTGACCGCCGCGTGCCTGGGCCGGATGCTGACGTACCCGTGGCCGGGCAACGTCCGCGAGCTCGAGAACGAGATCGAGCGGCTGGTCGTCCTGTCGGGCGACGACGGGCGCATCGAGGAAGATCTGCTGTCCTCGCGCATCCGCCACCACCACGTCGAGCCGGTCGTCGAGCTCACGCTCGATCCGGGCTCGCTGCCGGCCGCGGTCGAGAGCCTCGAGCGCCGGATGATCGTCGAAGCGCTGCGCCGCCACCGCGGCAACAAGACCCGCGCGTCGGCCGACCTCAAGGTGTCGCGCCGCAACCTGATCCGCCTGGTCCAGAAGTACGGCCTCGACGACGCGCGCACCCCGTCCCGCCCCGCGGCGTCTGCGCTCGGATCACCCGGCGGCGCGGTCGCCCGCGCCCCCCGGGGCGGGTGGGGGCGTTGGGCGGTGGGGTCGTGTGCGTTCTGCCACTTCTCGCTGCGGTCGGGTTGTATAGCACTTAGCTGTCTTTCTTCTCGTCGTCCAGCGTTCGCCAGACAGCGCCGTGGAGTGCGCGGCGTTCCGACTTCGGTGAGGACGACCCTCGCTGGCATAACCCTTCACGCTGACCCCGCGGGGCGGGCCGTCGTCGGCCGGCTATACTGGGCGCGGCCATGCGCCTGTCCCACAAGCTCGCGCTCGCGCTGA
- a CDS encoding succinylglutamate desuccinylase/aspartoacylase family protein, whose translation MNRDETIGATVNGRPIEAIVMSPPSYARPRPPAVVFGAIHGDEPATRLQAERLIEELLDRPPGRETWIIPVVNVDGLLTGTKNNARDVDLNRNFAATSWVATHPGGYSPGPHPESEPETQALAALIARTGAERLIALHATYRVMNWDGRGQALAEEMGRLAGYPAAAHIGYPTPGSFGARYGHDLQLEVVTVEVPYLDADERAWTDTRTALRWAVDLPT comes from the coding sequence GTGAACCGGGACGAGACGATCGGCGCGACCGTCAACGGTCGGCCGATCGAGGCCATCGTGATGTCGCCGCCGAGCTACGCGCGGCCGCGGCCGCCGGCCGTGGTGTTCGGCGCGATCCACGGCGACGAGCCGGCCACGCGGCTCCAGGCCGAGCGCCTGATCGAGGAGCTGCTCGACCGCCCGCCCGGACGCGAGACCTGGATCATCCCGGTGGTCAACGTCGACGGGCTCCTGACCGGGACCAAGAACAACGCGCGCGACGTCGATCTCAACCGCAACTTCGCCGCCACGAGCTGGGTCGCGACCCACCCCGGCGGCTACAGCCCGGGCCCGCACCCCGAGAGTGAGCCCGAGACCCAGGCGCTGGCCGCGCTGATCGCCCGCACCGGCGCCGAGCGGCTGATCGCCCTGCACGCGACCTACCGGGTCATGAACTGGGACGGCCGCGGGCAGGCCCTGGCCGAGGAGATGGGGCGCCTGGCCGGGTACCCGGCCGCCGCGCACATCGGCTACCCGACCCCTGGCTCGTTCGGCGCCCGGTACGGCCACGACCTCCAGCTCGAGGTGGTGACGGTCGAGGTGCCGTACCTGGACGCCGACGAGCGGGCCTGGACCGACACCCGGACGGCGCTGCGCTGGGCGGTCGACCTCCCGACCTGA
- the gatB gene encoding Asp-tRNA(Asn)/Glu-tRNA(Gln) amidotransferase subunit GatB, which yields MIGLEVHVQLATRTKAFAPVAVAYGAPPNSLTDPIVLGLPGALPTFNAAALAAAVRLGLATGSTVRTHSRFSRKHYFYPDLPKGYQISQHDEPLCAHGHVDVWHEGVRHQIALERIHLEEDAGKLNHDGATSRVDLNRAGVPLVEVVTAPVLPSAELAFAYMKALHRLVRYLGVCEGDLEKGHLRCDANVSVRRRGDAALGTRVELKNINSFRFVRAAIEHEIARQIRVLDGGGRVERETRLWDGVAGMSQSMRGKEEVADYRYLPDPDLPPLALDAAELVAARAALPELPADRLARYLADYQLAFDDADLLTSEVALADYLDRAIAACGPGHARALAAWIVNELLRELAGRPITACAVAPAALAELIVAIDDGTISGKLGKDVFAKMIATGDGARAIIAREGLRQLSDPAEVRALAEAIVAANPRQAAQYRAGKDTLLGFFVGQLMKATGGRVNPQLASDTLKALLAG from the coding sequence GTGATCGGCCTCGAGGTCCACGTCCAGCTCGCGACCCGGACCAAGGCGTTCGCGCCGGTCGCGGTCGCGTACGGCGCGCCGCCCAACTCGCTGACCGATCCGATCGTGCTGGGCCTGCCGGGTGCGCTGCCGACGTTCAACGCCGCCGCGCTGGCGGCCGCGGTCCGGCTGGGCCTCGCGACCGGCTCGACGGTGCGCACCCACTCGCGGTTCTCGCGCAAGCACTACTTCTACCCGGACCTGCCCAAGGGCTATCAGATCTCGCAGCACGACGAGCCGCTGTGCGCCCACGGCCACGTCGACGTCTGGCACGAGGGCGTCCGCCACCAGATCGCGCTCGAGCGGATCCACCTCGAGGAGGACGCCGGCAAGCTCAACCACGACGGCGCCACGTCGCGGGTCGATCTCAACCGCGCCGGCGTGCCGCTGGTCGAGGTCGTGACCGCGCCGGTGCTGCCGTCGGCCGAGCTGGCGTTCGCGTACATGAAGGCGCTGCACCGGCTGGTCCGCTACCTGGGCGTGTGCGAGGGCGATCTCGAGAAGGGGCACCTGCGCTGCGACGCGAACGTGTCGGTGCGCCGCCGCGGCGACGCCGCGCTCGGCACCCGGGTCGAGCTGAAGAACATCAACTCGTTCCGGTTCGTGCGCGCGGCGATCGAGCACGAGATCGCGCGCCAGATCCGCGTCCTCGACGGCGGCGGCCGGGTCGAGCGCGAGACCCGGCTGTGGGACGGCGTCGCCGGCATGTCGCAGTCGATGCGCGGCAAGGAGGAGGTCGCCGACTACCGCTACCTGCCCGATCCCGATCTGCCGCCGCTGGCGCTCGACGCCGCCGAGCTCGTGGCCGCGCGCGCGGCCCTGCCCGAGCTGCCGGCCGATCGGCTGGCGCGGTACCTGGCCGACTACCAGCTCGCGTTCGACGACGCCGACCTCTTGACCAGCGAGGTCGCGCTGGCCGACTACCTCGACCGCGCGATCGCCGCGTGCGGGCCCGGCCACGCCCGCGCGCTGGCGGCGTGGATCGTCAACGAGCTGCTGCGCGAGCTGGCCGGCCGACCGATCACCGCGTGCGCGGTGGCGCCGGCGGCGCTGGCCGAGCTGATCGTCGCGATCGACGACGGCACGATCAGCGGCAAGCTCGGCAAGGACGTGTTCGCGAAGATGATCGCGACCGGCGACGGCGCCCGCGCGATCATCGCGCGCGAGGGGCTGCGGCAGCTGTCGGACCCGGCCGAGGTGCGCGCGCTGGCCGAGGCGATCGTCGCCGCCAACCCGCGCCAGGCGGCGCAGTACCGCGCCGGCAAGGACACGCTGCTCGGGTTCTTCGTCGGTCAGCTGATGAAGGCCACCGGCGGCCGCGTCAACCCGCAGCTGGCCTCGGACACGCTCAAGGCGCTGCTCGCGGGCTGA
- the gatA gene encoding Asp-tRNA(Asn)/Glu-tRNA(Gln) amidotransferase subunit GatA: MTALVHMTATELAAQVRARAVSARAVTDAFLGRVDATDAALGAYVTVDHEGARAAADALDRALADGADGGPLAGVPVAIKDVIVTRDLVTTAASKILAGWVPPYDATAVARLRAAGAIILGKTNCDEFGMGSTTEHAATRTTVNPWAADRVPGGSSGGSAAAVAAASAPLALGTDTGGSIRQPAAFCGVVGLKPTYGRVSRWGAIAYASSLDQIGPMAATVADAALALEVIAGLDPRDATSIDLPAPALVAALARGVRGLRVGLPREYLPDDLDADVAAAVARAAAMLADAGATVVPMSLPHTRYALPAYYVIAPAEAASNLARYDGVRFGARCQDPADLDELYARTRGEGFGPEVIRRIMIGTYVLRAGSYDAYYRQAQQVRALVRRDFDEAFADVDVVLAPVAPTPAWPRGATPTPLDMYRADVFTLACNLAGLPGLALPCGATAAGLPLGVQLLGRPLDEATLCAAGAAIERARGPAPRAPWPEGTP; the protein is encoded by the coding sequence ATGACCGCGCTGGTGCACATGACCGCGACCGAGCTGGCTGCGCAGGTGCGGGCCCGGGCGGTGTCGGCGCGCGCGGTCACCGACGCGTTCCTGGGCCGGGTCGACGCGACCGACGCGGCGCTCGGCGCCTACGTCACCGTCGATCACGAGGGCGCCCGGGCCGCGGCCGACGCGCTCGATCGCGCGCTGGCCGACGGCGCCGACGGCGGGCCGCTGGCGGGCGTGCCGGTCGCGATCAAGGACGTGATCGTCACCCGCGACCTGGTGACGACCGCCGCGTCGAAGATCCTGGCCGGCTGGGTGCCGCCCTACGACGCCACCGCGGTCGCGCGCCTGCGCGCCGCCGGCGCGATCATCCTCGGCAAGACCAACTGCGACGAGTTCGGGATGGGCTCGACGACCGAGCACGCGGCGACGCGCACGACCGTCAACCCGTGGGCCGCCGACCGCGTGCCCGGCGGCAGCTCCGGCGGCAGCGCCGCGGCGGTGGCGGCGGCGTCGGCGCCGCTCGCGCTCGGCACCGACACCGGCGGCTCGATCCGGCAGCCGGCGGCGTTCTGTGGCGTGGTCGGGCTCAAGCCGACCTACGGCCGGGTGTCGCGCTGGGGCGCGATCGCCTACGCGTCGTCGCTCGATCAGATCGGCCCGATGGCCGCGACCGTCGCCGACGCCGCGCTCGCGCTCGAGGTGATCGCCGGGCTCGATCCGCGGGACGCGACCTCGATCGACCTGCCGGCGCCGGCGCTGGTGGCCGCGCTCGCGCGCGGCGTGCGCGGCCTGCGCGTCGGCCTGCCGCGCGAGTACCTGCCCGACGATCTCGACGCCGACGTCGCGGCCGCGGTCGCCCGGGCCGCGGCGATGCTCGCCGACGCCGGCGCGACCGTGGTGCCGATGTCGTTGCCGCACACGCGCTACGCGCTGCCGGCGTACTACGTGATCGCCCCGGCCGAGGCCGCGTCCAACCTGGCGCGCTACGACGGCGTCCGGTTCGGCGCGCGCTGCCAGGACCCCGCCGACCTCGACGAGCTCTACGCCCGCACCCGCGGCGAGGGGTTCGGCCCCGAGGTGATCCGCCGGATCATGATCGGCACCTACGTGCTGCGGGCCGGCTCGTACGACGCGTACTACCGCCAGGCCCAGCAGGTGCGGGCGCTGGTGCGCCGCGACTTCGACGAGGCGTTCGCCGACGTCGACGTGGTGCTGGCGCCGGTGGCGCCGACGCCGGCGTGGCCGCGGGGCGCGACGCCGACGCCGCTCGACATGTACCGCGCCGACGTGTTCACGCTGGCGTGCAACCTGGCCGGGCTGCCCGGGCTCGCCCTGCCGTGCGGCGCGACCGCCGCCGGCCTGCCGCTCGGGGTCCAGCTCCTGGGCCGGCCGCTCGACGAGGCGACGCTGTGCGCTGCCGGCGCGGCGATCGAGCGCGCGCGCGGGCCGGCGCCGCGCGCGCCGTGGCCCGAGGGGACGCCGTGA
- the gatC gene encoding Asp-tRNA(Asn)/Glu-tRNA(Gln) amidotransferase subunit GatC, with protein sequence MTAVLTRAEVEELAHLARLALDDATVERLRSELGEILAHVAHLGEVDTDGVEPMTHAVAMTLRLRPDEPEAPLPVEVALAGAAAVRDDGFVVPAVIREP encoded by the coding sequence ATGACCGCGGTGCTGACGCGGGCCGAGGTCGAGGAGCTCGCGCACCTGGCGCGGCTGGCGCTCGACGACGCGACGGTCGAGCGGCTGCGGAGCGAGCTCGGCGAGATCCTCGCGCACGTCGCGCACCTGGGCGAGGTCGACACCGACGGGGTCGAGCCGATGACCCACGCGGTCGCGATGACGCTGCGGCTGCGCCCCGACGAGCCCGAGGCGCCGCTGCCGGTCGAGGTCGCGCTGGCCGGCGCCGCGGCGGTGCGCGACGACGGCTTCGTCGTGCCCGCGGTGATCCGCGAGCCGTGA
- a CDS encoding FadR family transcriptional regulator — MSILKPVEKQRVAEEIVEQLRSLILTGQYPPGSKLPPERDLSKRLGVNRASLREALKKLEHLGLVRIRQGDGTRVTNFMETGGIELVQHLLPLAGRNHPELIRDMLELRRIFGREIARLAAYRSTPDSLVRLRALADKADAAATPTELFETDFEFYVALTQVAGNTVMGLLINTVREGVRSYMPLLANLTASPEAVRAHHRALLDAVTAQDAERAAKVADDHLRTGAELAARMGGRTELAPQPLPAA, encoded by the coding sequence GTGTCGATCTTGAAGCCGGTCGAGAAGCAACGAGTTGCCGAGGAGATCGTCGAGCAACTGCGCTCGCTGATCCTCACCGGCCAGTATCCGCCTGGCTCGAAGCTGCCGCCGGAGCGCGACCTGTCGAAGCGGCTCGGGGTCAACCGCGCGTCGCTGCGGGAGGCCCTCAAGAAGCTCGAGCACCTGGGGCTCGTGCGCATCCGGCAGGGCGACGGCACCCGGGTCACCAACTTCATGGAGACCGGCGGGATCGAGCTGGTCCAGCACCTGCTGCCGCTGGCCGGGCGCAACCACCCCGAGCTGATCCGCGACATGCTCGAGCTGCGCCGGATCTTCGGGCGCGAGATCGCGCGGCTGGCCGCCTACCGCTCCACCCCCGACAGCCTGGTGCGCCTGCGCGCGCTCGCCGACAAGGCCGACGCCGCCGCGACGCCGACCGAGCTGTTCGAGACCGACTTCGAGTTCTACGTGGCGCTGACCCAGGTGGCGGGCAACACCGTCATGGGCCTGCTCATCAACACGGTGCGCGAGGGCGTGCGCTCGTACATGCCGCTGCTCGCCAACCTGACGGCGTCGCCCGAGGCGGTGCGCGCGCACCACCGGGCGTTGCTCGACGCGGTGACCGCCCAGGACGCGGAGCGCGCGGCCAAGGTCGCCGACGATCACCTGCGGACCGGCGCCGAGCTCGCGGCCCGCATGGGCGGCCGGACCGAGCTGGCGCCGCAGCCGCTGCCGGCGGCCTGA